The DNA segment TGCTTCGGTCGAGAGTCCGGCCAGCTCTTTGAATACGGTTTCTTTCACGATTCAAGTTGAAGTTTAATCAGCCGACCGCCGTCAGCTAAGTTGAGTTCCGAGAGTAATTTACAGCCCAATTCCTCCGGCCAGGCTTCCTGTCTCCATTCGCGCTGCTTCCAGAACAACATAAATCCACTGTGCTTCAGAAGCGGCCGGGACCATTTCACCAATTGCGGCAGCTCCGTTACTGCCCGGGCCGTCACACAGTCGAATTCTCCGCCGGGAGAGTGGACAAGTTCTTCGACCCGCGAACAAATCACCGTAACCCGTTGAGAGAGCTCTGTTTCACGTGAAACACGGCTCAAAAATGCTGCTTTTCTTGAATTTGACTCCACTAAAGTATATGTCAAATGAGGAGTTAGTAGTGCCAGCGGAATAGCTGGAAACCCACCGCCGCTCCCAATGTCGAGTACAGCTCCGCTTTCCGGGAGCAGCTCAAGCCCCGCCAAGGACGGAGCTAAGTGTCTTTCCCGAAGACGGGACCGGTCGGCATGCGATACTAGAGGGATGCCGGCTTCGGCGATGCGCTTCAGATAATGTTCGAGTTGCTGTTCCTGTTCGGTGGTCAAAGGAAACCGCTATTCACAGCTTGTTCACATTTCCGGCAGCGGCTGGAGTTCAGACTCCCTGTTTCTTGGAGTATGAAAATATACGATTTAATCTGGACTATTGCGACCTATCCTGAGCATTTTCACAAAGTTATCCACCGCCAAATGTGGATGTTTCACGTGAAACACTCCAAAACAAGAGCTTACACATGCCCCAGCTTTTTCATGTGTATGAGCAATGCAGATGTATCCGACGGGCGCACCCCGGAGATGCGTCCCGCTTGCCCTAAGGTCTTGGGTTTGAAGTAGCTTATCTTCTCGCGAGCTTCGTGAGACATGGAATGTACGGCCCAGAGGTCCATATTCTCAGGCAGCCGGACCTCTTCCCATCGTCGCACCTGATCAGCCCGGAGCCGCTCTCTTTGGATGTAACCTTCATATTTTACATCCATTTCCACGGCAGCTAGCAGATCCTCGTCGAGTTCATCTACTTTCCCCGATAGCTGAGGGCTGTCTTTCAGCATCGCAGACAGGTCGGCTTCCGGACGCTTCAGGATGGCGGCGAAGCGACTGCCTTTGAGCTTAGGATCCGAGAGCAGCCCGGATTCTGCCAGCTCCTCAAGCCGGGTATCGTGCAGGAGGGACGTTATCTGATTAAGCTTTTGTTTTTTTGCTAAATATGAGTCATACTGCTCGTCGTTTACCAACCCAAGTTCGCGGCCGATTTCAGTCAAACGCAGGTCGGCATTGTCCTGGCGCAAGATCAGGCGGTGCTCGGCGCGGGAAGTGAACATGCGGTACGGCTCATCCGGTGTCTTGGTGATGAGGTCATCTATTAGGACACCGATGTAGGCCTGATCGCGACCAAGCGTCAAACAATTACCGCCGTTTAGTTTCTGAGCAGCGTTTATTCCAGCTATCAGTCCCTGTGCGGCCGCTTCTTCATAGCCGGTCGTGCCGTTGATTTGCCCGGCGAAGAAAAGTCCGTCTATCACCTTGGTTTCCAAGGAGTAATGGAGTTGATGAGCGGGGAAGAAGTCATATTCGACCGCGTAACCGGGGCGCATCATCTCGGTCTGCTCCAGCCCGGGCACGGTTCTAAGTGCTTCAAATTGAATATCTTCCGGCAAACTCGAACTGAAGCCATTCATGTAGACTTCAAAGGTGTCCCAGCCCTCTGGCTCTAGGAAGATCTGATGGCGATCCTTATCAGAGAAGCGCACGATCTTGTCTTCAATGGAAGGGCAGTAGCGTGGGCCACGGCCTGTAATTCGGCCAGAGAATAGCGGGGAGCGATGCAGACCATCGCGCAGGATGTCGTGAGTTTTTGTATTTGTGTAAGTTAAGTGGCAGGCAAGTTGATTAAAGACGGCTTTGGGCGAGCGCACGGAGAACGGGACGATGCGACCGTCGCCGGGCTGGTGCTCGCAACGGGCGTAGTCAATCGTGCGGCCGTCGAGGCGCGGGGGGGTGCCTGTCTTCAGCCGGCCTACCTCAAAGCCCTGTTTCATCAGCATTTCCGAGAGTCCGAGCGAAGGGGCTTCGCCTATCCGCCCGCCCGGGAGCTGCCAATCCCCCATGTGCAGTAACCCATTCAGAAAGGTCCCGGCGCAAAGCACGGCGGCGCGGCATTCTATACGCTGTCCACTGTGGGCGATGCAGGCCGAAAGTCGCCCGCCTGTTGTCTCGAAGTCTATGATTGTATTTTGTTTGAGATCAAGATTTCGCTGTGATTCAAGCGTTTTGCGGGCTTCGCGAGCATAGAGAACTCTATCGCACTGCGCACGCGGCGACCAAACGGCCGGGCCCTTCGAGCGATTGAGCATCCGAAACTGCACCGTTGCCAGATCGGCGAGCCTGCCCATTTCGCCACCGAGCGCATCTATCTCCTTGACTAATTGGCCTTTAGCAAGTCCGCCGATGGCCGGATTGCAGGACATTTGGCCAATCGTCTGGAGATTCTGCGTCACGAGACAAGTGCGAAAGCCCATCCGGGAAGTGGCCAGAGCGGCCTCAATCCCGGCATGTCCGCCGCCGATCACGACGACATCATAAATATGTGTAATAGCCATCCGTTTCTCTTGCTAAGTCGAGTACAATGAGTTGTTTGAGTTGAATTTGCCACTTGTTTGGCGGATTTTCTTTGCTTTGCAGTGTTTTGCTAAGTTGAGTGCAGAGAGTGATTTAACAGGGTGTTGACGATCTCGGCAATCTTTATCAGCAATTTGCTTTTCTCTTGACCTGTTCGTATATTCAACCAATCCAGTTCATCTGGAGGTGGAAGGCGAGAGCCTTTGGAGCCCCGAAAGGGGCTTTTTTTATGGAAGTATTTTCGCGCCCCAACCTAATGTTTTGCCAGAAGCGTTTCGAAGATATTTCTTGGATTCAAGAATATCTGCTATCTTGGCTCCGAAGGCATTACTTACAGTGGTATTGCTTTTACTACTTTTGGTCAATGTGTTCTTGAATGAAGGGTGAGCAAGGAGATCTGCGAGTTGAAGTCCAGCGATATTATTGTCCTTTTTCTTCACCTTCAGTTGTGAGCTACTCAAAGTACGCTGAATCTTGTCAGCTCCCACGTAGTCTGTCCCTGTATTGAACAGCAAGTTGAAAGACTTCTTCAACCGCATATCCTCTTTCCCACCTCGCGACTCAGCCATCACATCTCCTTGTTGGCCGCGGCGATCAAGCCATAAGACATATCTCTCTGCTAACACAGCAAGACAGTAGTGATATGGATCAAAACGCCACGTCCGGTATCTTTCAACGTGTTCTACCTTATCTATAACTACTGTTGCGACTTGATAATCCGCTGTCAACAAGAAGTCTAACAATGTCGCATTAAACTTTTCGCGCAATTCGTCATTGCGTAATGACTCAAAAGGTCGAACTCCGTTCACAAGCTCTTTTCGATGCAAAACAATTGGAGAATCGGGATGGTGGTGATTCCCAAAGAATTGTTGTTTCAGAGATTCGAGCTGTGGATGAACAAACTCGCTCACGTGATCAAGGTCAATGATCACACCGGTCAAGCTAAGATATCGATGGCGCTCATCATCAAGCGAATGCAGTCCTGGGTCACCGACCTCATCTATATACATCCGGTATTTGCTCATATGAAATGAGTTCGCAATTCCCTATTTGTTTGACGAGATCCTTTACTTCGCCGAGCCTTCGTTCAGGATGACAACACGTTTGGGCGATTGTATTTCGCTTGGGTGCTTGACCCCCCTTAGTCCCCCCATAGGAATGGGGGGAAATCAAAAACTCATTTTCTTGTATTTGCTCTCTTTGTCGGAGAGCTTTTCTTTTTTGCGGCGGCGCGGTTGGCTGCTTCGACGGCGAGCATGCCTAATTCGCGAAGCGCGTCGTCATCTTCCAAATCCTCAGAAGACAAGGAGTAATAATGCATACGCATCTCGGGTTTGTCGTCGAACGGTGCGAATTGTTCCATCTTCCGCGACTCAAAGCGGGCGCGGTTCTGTTCATCCCCCTTCAGATAGACCGTCTCTCCATCTGTGAGTGCGAACATGCGGCCATTCAAATAGAAGCCCGCGCCGCCGAACATCCTCTTTACATTGATTTTGCCAAGTAACGAGAGGCGATCGGTGTAGTAGTCGAGGATGTCTTGGTTGAGGGACATGAGCGGAAAGTCAGAAGTATGAAGTCAGAAATCAGAAATGATTCCGGCGGGGAATCGCTTCGCTTAATCCCCGCTCGGCGAAATCGAATTGCTCCACGTGAAACACCGGCGTGGACGCTGGACCCTGCGACGCTGGCGCGAACGCAATAAAGTATCGGATCAATGCACGTGCCGAACGCCGCGCTTCGCAAACCAGTAGTTGATCGGCAGCGCAGCAATGAAACCCGCGACAAGCGCGAGCAGCATGCCGATCCAGAAGATGCCATCGGTCAAGTGCGCTTCCATCACGCCCGGTGTGTAGAATTCCGTCAATACCATCGCGGCTTCCATCACCAGAATACTCAAACCCTCGACAATCAAGACTTTCTTCGCCGCTTCCCCCAAGCTCATCCCTTGCTTCATCCACGGCACAATGCCCAAGGCAAAGCCGCCGATGAATCCCATAATCACCGCAAGCACAAAGGATGGGATATTTCCCAAATGCAGCGCGGTTGAGATAATCATGCCCAATACTTCACCGAGACCGCAGCCAAGCAGACAATGAAGCGTAGCGCTAATTGCGAATGGCCAGACATTTTCGCTCGTCTGTTCTTTTGCCTCCGCAGCGTGCGCGTGGCCGTGATGATGCTGATGATGTTCGTGATCCAATTTGCTTCTCCCTGTAGAAATGGATTATTAATCGCGGGCACAGCATGCTGTGCCCTTGCGACGCCGCACTCATCCTGCTATCGCGGGCGGAACGCCTTCCGCCCCTACACCTGAATCTTCCCGATTGGTTAGCACCTTGACCGCTTCCCATAGCAGCATTACTGCGAGCACAATTAACAAGAGCGCGACCCACGGCACGAAATTGCTCGGCAGCGCGAAGCCCGCTGCGCTGACAAATCCTCGAGAAACATATTGTAACAGGGCCCAGCCGCTCATGATGTACATGATGAGGGTGGGGATTCCCGCAATGGGCCAAACCCATTTTGCTTTGTAGGTGCGATGGAGCCAAACCGTTATCCCCAACAAACCAATCGCGGCGAGCAATTGATTGCTGGCTCCAAACAACGGCCAGAAGACGCGCCAACTCGGAATCACATTGCCGTTCGCATCCACGGCGGTCTGCATGACGAAGAAGAGCGGAATGAAGGCCGTTAACGCGGTCGCTGCATATCTCCCGAAGGTGTTTTGCCAGCCGAACAGCTCCTGCAGAATGTAACGACCGAGCCGCGTGCACACATCGAGCGTGTCATAGACGAAGGTCGTGAAGGCCATCAATCCGAACAGGACTCCGAAGCTCGCCGGAATGCCGAAGACTTCCATGAAACGGCCGAGTCCGAGCGCATAGATAAAATTGGGCTTGCCGCCGAGTCCGCTGACGGCTTCTTTCGAGAGAATCATTACACACGCAAGGGAGACCACGGCCACCATCGCTTCGAGCAGCATCGAGCCGTAGCCGACCTTCTTCGCATCCAGTTCGTTCTGCAACTGTTTCGAGCTGGTGCCCGAGGCAATAATCGAGTGAAACCCCGAACACGCGCCGCACGCGACCGTTATGAACAGAACCGGAAACAACGTGGCGACACCTGCGCCCTGCGGAATACTCCAGCCGATGAAGGCTGGATATTCAATATCGCTTCCGCTGAAGAGCACGCCGGCGGCTCCGGCAATCAACGCCGCGAAGAGAAAGAACCCGCCCAAGTGTCCCCGCGGCTGAAGCAAAATCCACATCGGCACAATCGCGGCGATGAAACAATATATAAGGAGAGCGACGACCCAGACTTTTTGCGCAGCTAGGTCGGAGATTCCGAACCAGCCGGCGATGTCAAGGGGAAGATATTGGCCGAACCAGATGGCCGCGCCGACCATCGGCAGAAAGATGAGCGTCGTCGCAAGCAGCGAGAGTTTCGTCCAACGCAAGATGAACGCCATGGCAATCGGCAGCGCGAGATAGAGCACGCTTGACGTGGCGATGCCCGCACCCCGCACGGTCTGACCGTTTTCGAGGGTGATGTTGCCAACAAAACTCGCGGCCACGATGTCGGTGAACGCGACAATGATATAGATGAGCGCAATCCAAACGAACGAAAGAAAGAGCAGATAGCTGCGGCGCGTCATGTGCTCGCGGACAACCTCGGCGATGGAGCGGGCTTTGTGCCGAATCGAGGCGACGAGCGAACCGAAATCATGAATGCCGCCGATAAAAATCGCGCCGAGCAAAATCCATAATAATGTGGGCAGCCAGCCGAACATCATGCCCGCGACAATCGGACCAACGATTGGACCTGCGGCGGCGATGGCCGAGAAGTGCTGGCTCATCAGGAAGCGCCAGTCAATCGGATCGTAGTCCACGCCGTCATTCAACTCGACTGCCGGTGTTTTCTTGTTTCCATCCAACCTCAACAGACGCGCGAGCAGATTGCCGTAGGTTTTGTAGGCAATCACAAGGAGCAGCGCGCTGGATAGGACGATGGTGAGGAGCAAAATGGAAAATGGAAATACTATGCGACTTTGATTACAACTTTGCCTCTTGCGTGTCCGGTTTCGAGATAGCGAATGGCGTCGGGGACTTCGGAGAGCGGATACGTCTTTTCAACGACCGGGCGGACTTTGCCAGATTCGATGAGCTCTTTGACGGCACTGAGTCTGCCCTTATCAGGTTTCGAGGCCACCATCGTCATCTTCCTGCCGCTGAACATGGAATGGAGCGGCGCCAGAAACATCGCATCGAGAAGCAGTCTGTTGCCACCGCCGGCCATGGCATAAATTCCGTTTGGTGCAAGCGACCGTTTGAAGTCGCTGATGGGATAGTAGCCGTTGACGCAGAAGATGGCGTCGTATTGTTTGCCGCTCTTGGTGAAATTCTCTTTGGTGTAGTCAATGACGTAATCTGCACCGAGCGAGCGCGACTGTTCGAGGTTGCGCGTGCTGCAGACGGCGGTGACTTCAGCTCCCAACGCTTTGGCGATTTGCACGGCGAACGTTCCGACTCCGCCGGCGGCGCCGTTGACCAAGACTTTTTGTCCCGGCTGAACTTTGGCAACATCGCGCAAACCATAATAGGCAGTCACGGACGCCAAGGGAACAGCGGCGGCCTCTTCAAAGCTGAGATTCTTCGGCTTGGCGACAAGATATTTTTCGCGCGCGCACTTGTACTCGGCAAATCCGCCCAAGTTTTCATCGAACACGTCGCCGAAGACTTCATCGCCGACTTTGAACTCCCGCACGTTCCTGCCGATCGCTTCAACAGTGCCTGCGACGTCGCCGCCGAGAATATTGATTTTAGGTTTTGTGAAGCCCATCATGAACCGCACCAAGAACGGGTCGGCGCGCAAGAGATGCCAATCGGCGGCATTCACCGAAGACGCGTGAACCTTGATTAAGACTTCGTCGTCCTTCGGCGTCGGCGTGGGGACGTCTTCATATTTCAGAACGTCGGGGGAGCCGTATTGAGAGAAGGTGATGGCTTTCATAGAACATTAAATAAAAAACGAATTAGAGTTTCTTCATGTAACTGATTTGGCGATCAACTTCTTTGAAGCCGAGCTTCTTGTGCGCTTCGTGACTGATATTGTTTTCGAGCAGCGCATCGCTGGCAAGTTCGAGCAATCCGTGCTCGCGTGCCCATTGCTCCGCGGTGCTCATCAACGCGGTGCCGATGCCCTGCCGCTGATAGTCCGGCTCGACATACCATCCTTCTATATAAAGGATGCGGTCGGACTCGCAGCCGTCGGCGCGATTGCACTGCTGTACTTCGAGAAAGGCGATGATGCGGCCGTCGTCGTTTTCCGCGAGCCAGACAATATAGCGCGGATTCAGCCACAGCCGTCCCACTTCTTCGCGATCCGGGGGCGGGTCCGGCCAAAGTTTGCAACGCAGTTCGTGCCAGACGAGCAGATCGAGCTTATTCAGGAGACGGATGTTCAATTTGGGGGTGTTTGTCGCCATTGCGGGTCTTGAAATCCACAACGGCGATACTCTATATTTGTTTTGTTCTGACCGCCTGAATATAATCAATCCACGGTGGCTCGAAGCCCATGGCGCGGAGTTCGGCGTTGATCTGTCCGCGATGATGGGGAGCGTGAAGGACGAGATGTGTCAGGATCTCGCGCACGGAGTTTGTGAACTCGTTGCCTTGTGAATTGGTGTAGGTCACCTTGCGATCGAGATCGTCGTCGGACATGCCGGTGAAGAATTTTTCCCAGCGGCGAGCGAGTTCCTGCTGCTGCTCCAGACATTCATAGAGTTTCCAATCCGGCCACACAAGATGATTGCGCGGATCGTTCGTCATGCGGTCGATCCAGAGATGCTCGGCGGCAAGATTGTGCGCAAGCCACGTCACGGCACGCGGCGGAGCGTCCACATGCGAAAGCATCTCTTCAATAATCTGCGAGTTTGCCCAGCGTGTGTAGTGCAGCAAGTGCTTGAGATCGGCAAGAGTCATGGTCGCACCAAAATGGAATCGAGCGTCGTCATCCTGTCTGCCGCGCAGGAAAGTCCAGGATGACGACACTCTTTAGAATGCTTAGTGTTTTGCGAGAATGGTATGCCAATCCATGCTGGCATCCTGCTGCTCGGGCAGCGCGCTCAAGTAAGTCCATAAGGCCGCGACGTCGACGCTGTCGGCAAGTTTGGTGAGACTTGTCGGCATGGCGAGCGTGTCCACCAGCGTGCCATCCGCACGAATTCCAGTCTTCATCAGATTCGCGAATGACTCGTAATTGTAGTGCTTCAAGTGCTTCGTCAGATTCGCCGCCGGCGGCCAATTGGGGTCGCCTTCGAACACCGGGCCGCCGCTGTAGTTCGGACCGTGGCAGCCGATGCAGGCGATTTCCGCGATATACTTTCCATACTCAGCGGTGACGGCAATTTCGGGACGCTTCGGACTCTTGAAGCTGTGGTCGGTCACGGCGGCCTCGTTGACCAGTCCCCCCTTCACCAACACCATTTTACCAATCGGGCCGAGCGCAAAAGGTTTGCGTTCGACGTCAACTTTCGGAGCAACTTTCAAATACGCATAAATAGCAGCAAGGTCTTCATCGGATATGCGATTCAGGTGAAAGCTCGGCATAATCAACATGCCGGTCTTATCGCGTTTAATTCCATGTCGTACGGCTAAATCAAGATCTTGAATGGAATAGTCCGCCGGCAATCCGCCTTTGCCGAAGGTGATATTGGGGGCACTGAAAAAGGCGAACGGCCCCATGTCCAACTCGTGTCCGCTCAAGTCGGGCATGTGGCAGCCTGCGCACGTCCCGACCGATGAAACCAGATAGCGTCCGCGTTCAATCGTTGCGCTGTCGCTCGGCACATAGATATTTTTGCCTTTGACATCCGCGTACGATTTGCTCATGATACTTCCGGCCTGCATGAAGATATAGCCGCCGTACATGACGACGATCAATATCAATATACCGGCCGCGATTCCGATCCACTTCAAAACGTTTTTCATCGTTTGTGTTCTCCCTCAGTTCTGTGAAAAGGTGCTTACTCCAAATAGTCGGGCGCTTGCTCCGACAACAATTCCTCCAATTGGAACGAGTGGCGTAATGGATGCATGACCGCGTGTTCGAGCATGGACTCAATTGCCATATCCACTCCCCAGCGCGACTTGTGCACCGCGTTGAACGCTTCTTCCGGAACGTTCGCGAGCGGCGTGCGCCACTTCTCGAGCAGATATTCCAGATATTCGTCGCACTGCTCTTCTACATCTTCGACTGCGGGCGCCGCGTTAATGTCCGGATCAGGTAATCCAAGCTTTTCGCACATCCATGTCATGTACCCGCGTCCCGCGCGAAGCACATGCACCAACAGATGGTCGAGGCTCTGGTAGTCCGGGTCTTCGGTTTCCGGCAGTTTGATCTCCGCAGACTTGGCAGCCCACCACAGGTCGAGAAAATCCTGCATGAACTGCTCGTGCATGAGCACACAGGCTCGCGCACCGCGGTAGGTATATTCACTTAATTCGGCCATGGTGCCTCCCGAAAGGGTCAGATTCCACCAATTTAGTCAAGCTTATAATATACTAAAGTTGAGTCTAAAAATGCGAGGCTGTTATTGAATTACGACCTGTTTTCTTTCTTGTCAGTTAAGTGCTTCTATTTGCACACTTAATACGGAGTGAGTTGTTTTGTCTTCTACAAACACAATATAAACAATTATTTATCTTTTGCGAAATGAATAAACCCCGGATCTCGCCGGGGTCAACAATACGAAAATCCTCAGGATTTTCAGTCAATCAGACCGGGCAACTCGCTCATTTCTTCGATGATGCGATGCACGCCAAGGTTGCGCAACCGCTCCCTGGAGGCATCGGTCTGGTGACGGGCACCCGTGAAACCCCAAACGGTCATGCCCGCAGAAAGCGCCGCCGTCGCGCCAACCACGGAGTCCTCGATTACGAGACATTGCGCAGGAAGGACATTGTTTTGCTCGGCGGCGTGCAGATAGACATCCGGGGCGGGCTTTGGGCGAGCGACCATGGAGACAGAGAAGATGTTATAACCACTGTGCGCTTTCGGAACAAACGGAGCGCCCGATGCGGGTGCCGCCGCGTGCATTTCGAAGTGATGCAGCAAGCCGACATGCTCCAACATCATTACGATTTCGTGCGGACTTGAACTCGATGCAATTGCTTTGGGCCAATGCTTGAGCCGGGCAAGCGTTTCGGCAACTCCATCAATCGCCTCGAGCTCTTCGTGGAACGCGCGCTCGACGCGAAGTTTCATCACATCACGAAACCCGGATGGCAAGTCCTTCAAGCTTTCGAGATATTCAGGAGAGCGCGTAGACAACCCCACGTAGCGGCGGATGTATTCTTCAATAGTGATGTGCTGACCGAACTCCGCGCGTGTTTCCACTTCGATGCGCGCGACCAACCACTCGCTGTCCACAAGTACGCCGTCGCAATCAAAGATCAGAAAATCCGGTTTCACTTCCTTCGCGTGTTTGAGTAGGCTGCCGAAATTGCGATGCCGCCGCGCGTGTTGAAATGGGCGATGACTTCAACATGAAGCGGTTTGACAAACCTCATAAAATCTTCGCCGATGTCCACCGCAAGATGTTCGTGGAAAACGCCGACATTGCGGAAGGTTTCGAGATAGAGTTTCAGCGACTTGGATTCGACGACGTATTTGTCGGGAGTATAGATGATTTCGATGTGTGCGAAGTCGGGCTGACCGGTGACCGGACAGAGGCAGGTGAACTCGGTGCAGTTGAGCGTGACCTCCATCTTCCCCGGCGAATGATTTGGAAAGACTTCGAGTTTGCGCGAGGCTTTGGCTTTCCTGCCGAGCGACTTCAGTAACTTTGTGTCGGATTTTTGTGTGGGCACGGGGGCGGTAAATTCGAAATTGAAGAGAACGCAGAAACGCGCCAAGCAGCGGAGCGCCCTGCTTTTGTTGCCAACTGATTATTTCAGCGTCCTTATTCCTGACTCTGACTGAAATACGAGGCCGGTGCGGCAGGCTCGCTGATCAGCTTCTTCAGATTGCTCAGCGCTTCTTCGGCTTCGTAGGGTTCGAGCTCCTGAAAAGCTGCGGGCAGTGAATTAAAGAGCAGCAAGCGCTTCTTGGTGACGATGCCAAGCTGTTTGGCGCCCGTGCGCGTGCTTGTGTACAGATACACGTGTTTCGGCCAGATGTTCAGATAGGCGCCGATGCGGGTCGCGGTATCATACGCATACACATCGTTCAATCCGGGGATTGGCAGAATCGCGCGCTCGACTCCTTCAAGCAGCGCAT comes from the bacterium genome and includes:
- a CDS encoding DUF4396 domain-containing protein; amino-acid sequence: MDHEHHQHHHGHAHAAEAKEQTSENVWPFAISATLHCLLGCGLGEVLGMIISTALHLGNIPSFVLAVIMGFIGGFALGIVPWMKQGMSLGEAAKKVLIVEGLSILVMEAAMVLTEFYTPGVMEAHLTDGIFWIGMLLALVAGFIAALPINYWFAKRGVRHVH
- the rsmG gene encoding 16S rRNA (guanine(527)-N(7))-methyltransferase RsmG, with protein sequence MTTEQEQQLEHYLKRIAEAGIPLVSHADRSRLRERHLAPSLAGLELLPESGAVLDIGSGGGFPAIPLALLTPHLTYTLVESNSRKAAFLSRVSRETELSQRVTVICSRVEELVHSPGGEFDCVTARAVTELPQLVKWSRPLLKHSGFMLFWKQREWRQEAWPEELGCKLLSELNLADGGRLIKLQLES
- a CDS encoding NAD(P)-dependent alcohol dehydrogenase, coding for MKAITFSQYGSPDVLKYEDVPTPTPKDDEVLIKVHASSVNAADWHLLRADPFLVRFMMGFTKPKINILGGDVAGTVEAIGRNVREFKVGDEVFGDVFDENLGGFAEYKCAREKYLVAKPKNLSFEEAAAVPLASVTAYYGLRDVAKVQPGQKVLVNGAAGGVGTFAVQIAKALGAEVTAVCSTRNLEQSRSLGADYVIDYTKENFTKSGKQYDAIFCVNGYYPISDFKRSLAPNGIYAMAGGGNRLLLDAMFLAPLHSMFSGRKMTMVASKPDKGRLSAVKELIESGKVRPVVEKTYPLSEVPDAIRYLETGHARGKVVIKVA
- a CDS encoding carbon starvation protein A, translating into MLLLTIVLSSALLLVIAYKTYGNLLARLLRLDGNKKTPAVELNDGVDYDPIDWRFLMSQHFSAIAAAGPIVGPIVAGMMFGWLPTLLWILLGAIFIGGIHDFGSLVASIRHKARSIAEVVREHMTRRSYLLFLSFVWIALIYIIVAFTDIVAASFVGNITLENGQTVRGAGIATSSVLYLALPIAMAFILRWTKLSLLATTLIFLPMVGAAIWFGQYLPLDIAGWFGISDLAAQKVWVVALLIYCFIAAIVPMWILLQPRGHLGGFFLFAALIAGAAGVLFSGSDIEYPAFIGWSIPQGAGVATLFPVLFITVACGACSGFHSIIASGTSSKQLQNELDAKKVGYGSMLLEAMVAVVSLACVMILSKEAVSGLGGKPNFIYALGLGRFMEVFGIPASFGVLFGLMAFTTFVYDTLDVCTRLGRYILQELFGWQNTFGRYAATALTAFIPLFFVMQTAVDANGNVIPSWRVFWPLFGASNQLLAAIGLLGITVWLHRTYKAKWVWPIAGIPTLIMYIMSGWALLQYVSRGFVSAAGFALPSNFVPWVALLLIVLAVMLLWEAVKVLTNREDSGVGAEGVPPAIAG
- a CDS encoding TfoX/Sxy family protein, coding for MSLNQDILDYYTDRLSLLGKINVKRMFGGAGFYLNGRMFALTDGETVYLKGDEQNRARFESRKMEQFAPFDDKPEMRMHYYSLSSEDLEDDDALRELGMLAVEAANRAAAKKKSSPTKRANTRK
- a CDS encoding HAD family hydrolase, whose protein sequence is MKPDFLIFDCDGVLVDSEWLVARIEVETRAEFGQHITIEEYIRRYVGLSTRSPEYLESLKDLPSGFRDVMKLRVERAFHEELEAIDGVAETLARLKHWPKAIASSSSPHEIVMMLEHVGLLHHFEMHAAAPASGAPFVPKAHSGYNIFSVSMVARPKPAPDVYLHAAEQNNVLPAQCLVIEDSVVGATAALSAGMTVWGFTGARHQTDASRERLRNLGVHRIIEEMSELPGLID
- a CDS encoding DUF3800 domain-containing protein, which codes for MSKYRMYIDEVGDPGLHSLDDERHRYLSLTGVIIDLDHVSEFVHPQLESLKQQFFGNHHHPDSPIVLHRKELVNGVRPFESLRNDELREKFNATLLDFLLTADYQVATVVIDKVEHVERYRTWRFDPYHYCLAVLAERYVLWLDRRGQQGDVMAESRGGKEDMRLKKSFNLLFNTGTDYVGADKIQRTLSSSQLKVKKKDNNIAGLQLADLLAHPSFKNTLTKSSKSNTTVSNAFGAKIADILESKKYLRNASGKTLGWGAKILP
- a CDS encoding GNAT family N-acetyltransferase, with translation MATNTPKLNIRLLNKLDLLVWHELRCKLWPDPPPDREEVGRLWLNPRYIVWLAENDDGRIIAFLEVQQCNRADGCESDRILYIEGWYVEPDYQRQGIGTALMSTAEQWAREHGLLELASDALLENNISHEAHKKLGFKEVDRQISYMKKL
- the mnmG gene encoding tRNA uridine-5-carboxymethylaminomethyl(34) synthesis enzyme MnmG, producing the protein MAITHIYDVVVIGGGHAGIEAALATSRMGFRTCLVTQNLQTIGQMSCNPAIGGLAKGQLVKEIDALGGEMGRLADLATVQFRMLNRSKGPAVWSPRAQCDRVLYAREARKTLESQRNLDLKQNTIIDFETTGGRLSACIAHSGQRIECRAAVLCAGTFLNGLLHMGDWQLPGGRIGEAPSLGLSEMLMKQGFEVGRLKTGTPPRLDGRTIDYARCEHQPGDGRIVPFSVRSPKAVFNQLACHLTYTNTKTHDILRDGLHRSPLFSGRITGRGPRYCPSIEDKIVRFSDKDRHQIFLEPEGWDTFEVYMNGFSSSLPEDIQFEALRTVPGLEQTEMMRPGYAVEYDFFPAHQLHYSLETKVIDGLFFAGQINGTTGYEEAAAQGLIAGINAAQKLNGGNCLTLGRDQAYIGVLIDDLITKTPDEPYRMFTSRAEHRLILRQDNADLRLTEIGRELGLVNDEQYDSYLAKKQKLNQITSLLHDTRLEELAESGLLSDPKLKGSRFAAILKRPEADLSAMLKDSPQLSGKVDELDEDLLAAVEMDVKYEGYIQRERLRADQVRRWEEVRLPENMDLWAVHSMSHEAREKISYFKPKTLGQAGRISGVRPSDTSALLIHMKKLGHV
- the queF gene encoding NADPH-dependent 7-cyano-7-deazaguanine reductase QueF; this translates as MPTQKSDTKLLKSLGRKAKASRKLEVFPNHSPGKMEVTLNCTEFTCLCPVTGQPDFAHIEIIYTPDKYVVESKSLKLYLETFRNVGVFHEHLAVDIGEDFMRFVKPLHVEVIAHFNTRGGIAISAAYSNTRRK
- a CDS encoding DinB family protein gives rise to the protein MSSSWTFLRGRQDDDARFHFGATMTLADLKHLLHYTRWANSQIIEEMLSHVDAPPRAVTWLAHNLAAEHLWIDRMTNDPRNHLVWPDWKLYECLEQQQELARRWEKFFTGMSDDDLDRKVTYTNSQGNEFTNSVREILTHLVLHAPHHRGQINAELRAMGFEPPWIDYIQAVRTKQI
- a CDS encoding cytochrome c; the encoded protein is MKNVLKWIGIAAGILILIVVMYGGYIFMQAGSIMSKSYADVKGKNIYVPSDSATIERGRYLVSSVGTCAGCHMPDLSGHELDMGPFAFFSAPNITFGKGGLPADYSIQDLDLAVRHGIKRDKTGMLIMPSFHLNRISDEDLAAIYAYLKVAPKVDVERKPFALGPIGKMVLVKGGLVNEAAVTDHSFKSPKRPEIAVTAEYGKYIAEIACIGCHGPNYSGGPVFEGDPNWPPAANLTKHLKHYNYESFANLMKTGIRADGTLVDTLAMPTSLTKLADSVDVAALWTYLSALPEQQDASMDWHTILAKH